The following are encoded in a window of bacterium BMS3Abin11 genomic DNA:
- the prkC_2 gene encoding serine/threonine-protein kinase PrkC, whose protein sequence is MAKNERLQVNALPKGYRLPEYLIEKPISEGGFSVVYLATHLPTRSRVVIKEFFPVRYAKRIETGRVETITEEASRSYGMGIKRFFNEGSALVKINHPNVVHVTHLFRANNTVYMVMTFEVGRDMRWYIKRKNGGLSEKFLRTVFPEVLSGMSELHKNHILHLDIKPANILLRTGGHPLLIDFGAVKHMKGAANLEVKGHTLTQGFAPIEQHNHGNIGPWSDIYGIGATMYSCITGKPPPSAPERVKKDKLEVVIRSFEKKKYSASLLEAIIMATKMDMTERPQSIEEFMELLDAEPAGKSKIMTFLNRPVLGTGRKS, encoded by the coding sequence ATGGCAAAAAATGAAAGATTACAGGTAAATGCTCTGCCTAAAGGTTACCGCCTGCCTGAATACCTGATTGAAAAACCGATCTCTGAAGGTGGCTTTAGTGTTGTTTATCTGGCAACACATCTGCCAACCCGGAGCAGGGTAGTCATAAAAGAATTCTTTCCGGTGCGCTATGCCAAACGTATCGAGACGGGTCGTGTTGAGACTATTACTGAAGAAGCATCCCGCTCATATGGTATGGGGATAAAGCGTTTTTTTAATGAAGGCAGTGCGCTGGTGAAAATCAATCACCCAAATGTTGTCCATGTGACCCATCTGTTTCGCGCCAACAACACGGTTTACATGGTGATGACTTTTGAGGTGGGGCGCGATATGCGATGGTACATCAAGCGTAAAAATGGTGGCCTTTCAGAAAAATTTTTGCGTACGGTGTTTCCAGAAGTCCTGTCTGGAATGTCGGAACTTCATAAAAACCATATTCTTCATCTTGATATAAAGCCTGCGAACATATTGCTGCGCACCGGTGGTCACCCGCTATTGATTGATTTTGGGGCGGTTAAACATATGAAAGGCGCTGCAAACCTTGAGGTAAAAGGCCATACATTAACGCAAGGATTTGCGCCAATTGAACAACACAATCATGGGAATATTGGCCCATGGTCAGATATCTATGGTATTGGTGCGACGATGTATTCATGCATCACTGGCAAGCCACCTCCTTCTGCACCAGAGAGGGTAAAAAAGGATAAGCTGGAAGTTGTGATTCGTTCTTTTGAGAAAAAGAAATATTCCGCGTCACTGCTTGAAGCTATCATCATGGCGACGAAAATGGATATGACAGAACGGCCCCAGTCGATAGAGGAATTTATGGAATTGCTGGACGCAGAACCTGCTGGAAAATCAAAAATTATGACATTTTTGAATAGGCCCGTTCTTGGTACAGGAAGGAAAAGCTGA
- the rpoZ gene encoding DNA-directed RNA polymerase subunit omega: MARITVEDCLENVDNRFNLVLIASKRARQLAEGHQSELEIENDKNTVLALREIAAGLVNSDILIDEPEPEETAEDLFLSDDTEAEEAVATVEGIAANAYSIAKETPPTDA; encoded by the coding sequence ATGGCACGAATTACTGTTGAAGACTGTCTGGAAAATGTTGATAACCGATTTAATCTTGTCCTCATTGCATCCAAACGTGCTCGTCAGCTTGCTGAAGGGCATCAGTCCGAGCTGGAAATTGAGAACGATAAAAATACTGTACTTGCCCTTCGCGAAATTGCAGCGGGTCTGGTCAACAGTGATATACTCATTGACGAGCCTGAGCCAGAAGAAACAGCTGAAGACCTGTTTCTCTCTGACGACACTGAGGCCGAAGAGGCTGTTGCAACTGTTGAAGGTATAGCAGCAAATGCTTATTCCATCGCTAAGGAAACGCCACCCACCGACGCATAA
- the spoT_2 gene encoding bifunctional (p)ppGpp synthase/hydrolase SpoT produces the protein MLIPSLRKRHPPTHKPVPSFGPGRDLKFQDIETLLETYLSKQEIANIYHAYIFGYQAHAGQHRASGESYISHPVEVARILAGLHMDSKAISAAILHDVIEDTPTAKKQLSRGFGKEVAELVDGVSKLSKVSFTDQAEVQAENFRKMLMAMTRDIRVIMIKLADRLHNMRTLGAMRVEKRKRIARETLEIYAPIASRLGIQAFKYELEDLSFKAIHPNRYAALEKAVKHRRGNRKGLLKKIENAINKRLRQDGLTGKISSREKHIYGIYTKMKQKRLSFDEVFDVYAIRIVTDSIDDCYRILGALHSLYAPIPGKFKDYIAIPKANGYQSLHTVMVSPYGVPIEVQIRTDEMNQVAEAGIAAHWLYKSGKVQKETSNWISGLLDLQKQAGNSKEFLENVKIDLFPEEVYVFTPKGKIIVLPRGSCPVDFAYAVHTDIGNTCVTARINHHYVPLQTQLRNGNTIEITTDKKAVPNPGWLNFVATAKARSSIRHHLKHLRKRKARNLGKDLLDKALHAFSLSNNTVDEERMAALLKEINLKSKAQLYQDIGLGNRMAPLVARQLAPLLDEPDNSETPLGPRNKGVRPLGIVSDEGMVIHLAKCCRPIPGDRIQGIATAGRGIVIHQPECSNISEFRNQPERLIDVQWEPGSENLFQVMINVVTVNRRGVLATIASSLADADCNIDHVDMDDRDGNTSLLEFLISIKNLKHLEEVLKRIRTMDFVLKAERKNM, from the coding sequence ATGCTTATTCCATCGCTAAGGAAACGCCACCCACCGACGCATAAACCTGTCCCGTCCTTTGGGCCAGGGCGGGATCTGAAATTTCAGGATATTGAAACCCTGCTTGAGACTTACCTCAGCAAGCAGGAAATCGCCAATATCTACCACGCCTACATCTTTGGCTATCAGGCCCACGCGGGTCAACACCGTGCCAGCGGCGAATCTTACATCTCTCACCCCGTTGAAGTAGCCAGAATACTCGCTGGCCTGCACATGGACAGCAAAGCTATTTCGGCTGCCATCCTGCATGATGTCATTGAAGACACCCCTACAGCTAAAAAACAACTGAGCAGGGGGTTCGGTAAAGAAGTAGCCGAGCTGGTTGATGGTGTCAGCAAACTCAGCAAAGTAAGCTTTACTGACCAGGCTGAAGTACAGGCAGAGAACTTTCGTAAAATGTTGATGGCCATGACACGTGATATCCGTGTCATCATGATCAAACTGGCCGATAGACTGCACAATATGCGTACGCTGGGTGCGATGCGTGTGGAAAAACGTAAGCGTATTGCACGGGAAACACTGGAAATTTACGCACCCATAGCCAGTCGTCTGGGCATACAGGCCTTTAAATACGAACTTGAAGACCTGAGTTTCAAAGCAATACATCCCAACCGTTATGCAGCACTTGAAAAAGCTGTCAAACACAGGCGTGGTAACCGCAAAGGACTATTAAAAAAGATTGAAAATGCCATCAACAAACGTCTGCGACAGGATGGCCTGACAGGTAAAATAAGCAGCAGGGAAAAACATATTTACGGCATTTACACAAAAATGAAGCAGAAGAGACTCTCGTTCGATGAGGTCTTCGATGTCTATGCGATCCGTATTGTGACCGACTCTATCGACGACTGTTATCGCATCCTTGGTGCCCTGCATAGCCTGTATGCGCCCATACCCGGAAAATTCAAAGACTACATTGCCATCCCGAAGGCAAATGGTTATCAGTCTCTGCATACGGTAATGGTCTCGCCTTATGGCGTACCCATTGAAGTGCAGATACGCACTGATGAGATGAACCAGGTGGCTGAAGCAGGTATTGCTGCGCACTGGCTGTATAAATCAGGCAAAGTACAGAAAGAAACCAGCAACTGGATCAGCGGGCTACTGGATCTACAGAAGCAGGCGGGGAATTCAAAAGAATTCCTCGAAAACGTGAAAATCGATCTGTTCCCCGAAGAAGTCTATGTTTTCACACCCAAGGGGAAAATTATTGTTTTGCCACGTGGGTCCTGCCCAGTTGATTTCGCCTATGCCGTACACACAGATATAGGCAACACATGTGTGACAGCGCGTATAAACCACCACTATGTCCCACTACAGACACAATTACGCAACGGCAACACGATAGAAATTACCACGGATAAGAAAGCCGTACCCAATCCCGGCTGGCTGAATTTTGTTGCAACTGCCAAAGCGCGCTCAAGTATACGACATCACCTCAAACACCTGCGGAAACGTAAGGCCAGAAACCTTGGAAAAGACCTTCTGGACAAGGCCCTGCATGCTTTTTCTTTGTCAAACAACACCGTTGATGAAGAAAGAATGGCCGCATTGCTAAAGGAAATTAACCTTAAAAGTAAAGCACAGCTATACCAGGATATCGGCCTGGGAAACCGCATGGCACCGCTGGTAGCACGTCAACTTGCCCCCTTGCTGGATGAGCCTGACAACAGTGAGACACCACTAGGGCCACGCAACAAAGGAGTACGCCCATTGGGGATAGTGAGCGATGAAGGTATGGTCATACACCTGGCCAAATGCTGCCGCCCCATACCCGGCGACCGCATCCAGGGTATTGCAACAGCTGGACGCGGAATTGTTATCCATCAACCCGAGTGCAGCAATATCAGTGAATTCCGCAACCAGCCGGAACGTCTGATCGATGTCCAATGGGAACCCGGATCGGAAAACCTGTTTCAGGTCATGATTAACGTCGTCACTGTAAACCGGCGCGGTGTACTGGCCACAATCGCCTCATCCCTGGCAGATGCCGACTGTAATATCGATCATGTCGATATGGATGACCGGGACGGTAACACCAGCCTGCTGGAATTTCTTATCAGTATCAAGAATCTTAAACATCTGGAAGAAGTATTGAAAAGGATCCGCACTATGGACTTTGTACTCAAAGCGGAACGGAAGAATATGTAG
- a CDS encoding DsrE/DsrF-like family protein → MYKSLGIRALVILAILSFGLASVAHAAEIKTDKPFATKKIVLQISDPNPFKQTLVLNVAHNLLKAYGTENIDIEIVAFGPGLRLLFAENGNKGRIASLSSEGVRFAACKNTIRAMGKKLGHPPAINPVAVKVSAGVSRIMDLVDNGYILIKP, encoded by the coding sequence ATGTATAAATCATTAGGTATAAGGGCATTGGTGATACTCGCTATATTGTCCTTTGGCCTGGCTTCGGTTGCACATGCTGCCGAGATCAAGACCGACAAGCCATTTGCTACAAAGAAAATCGTATTGCAGATTTCTGACCCAAACCCATTCAAGCAAACACTGGTACTCAACGTCGCCCACAATCTTCTCAAGGCTTATGGCACTGAAAATATTGATATTGAAATTGTTGCCTTTGGACCTGGTTTGCGTCTGCTATTTGCTGAAAATGGTAATAAGGGACGTATTGCCTCACTTTCCAGTGAAGGTGTCCGATTTGCTGCGTGTAAGAATACAATCCGGGCCATGGGTAAAAAACTGGGTCATCCGCCAGCGATAAACCCCGTTGCAGTTAAGGTTAGTGCGGGTGTGAGTCGCATTATGGATCTGGTTGATAACGGTTACATACTGATAAAACCATAA
- the gmk gene encoding guanylate kinase yields the protein MNSKKKPVILIISGPSGAGKTTLSHALVASVPDTIIAVSHTTRLPRPGEKDGEDYFFVSKEVFQNLIDSGAMLEFAKVYDHLYGTSRFSIEKALSEGNNVILDIDWQGARRVKAVYPNAISVFILPPAGKEAENRLLSRQQDTKETIQRRMSTYTEQISHQDEFDHILTNTDVKSTSKQLLDILASS from the coding sequence TTGAATAGCAAAAAGAAACCAGTAATCCTGATTATCTCCGGCCCCTCCGGTGCCGGTAAGACCACCTTGTCACATGCCCTGGTAGCCAGTGTACCTGACACCATCATTGCTGTATCACATACCACCCGCCTTCCACGCCCCGGGGAAAAAGATGGCGAAGATTATTTTTTTGTCAGCAAAGAGGTGTTCCAGAACCTGATCGACAGTGGCGCAATGCTGGAATTCGCTAAGGTATATGACCACTTATACGGGACATCTCGATTCAGTATAGAGAAGGCTCTAAGCGAAGGAAATAACGTTATCCTGGACATTGACTGGCAGGGGGCGCGGCGCGTCAAAGCAGTTTATCCCAATGCAATTAGCGTATTTATCCTGCCACCAGCAGGTAAAGAAGCAGAAAACCGGTTATTGTCGCGCCAGCAGGATACAAAAGAAACTATCCAGAGAAGGATGTCTACATACACAGAACAAATATCTCATCAGGATGAATTCGACCATATACTAACCAATACCGACGTCAAGAGTACTAGCAAGCAGTTACTGGATATTCTGGCATCCAGTTAG
- the sigH_2 gene encoding ECF RNA polymerase sigma factor SigH — protein MAKIKLIKRLLKQQEIDDELERRRDRLYRVAWSWCRDSHLADDLTQQALIKALQNIASLRDREMLDAWLFRILSNCWKDHLRAQKETIDIDDAGLIGNSSPEEQHHESQIVLRIRRAIAELPEKQRQVVTLVDLAELTYNEVSEALEIPIGTVMSRLCRARQTLRSSLVELNQSHGNTGLRLRRVK, from the coding sequence ATGGCAAAAATAAAATTGATAAAGAGATTATTAAAGCAACAGGAAATTGATGATGAGCTGGAGCGCCGCAGAGACCGCCTGTATCGTGTCGCATGGTCCTGGTGTCGTGATAGCCATCTGGCTGATGATCTGACCCAGCAGGCATTGATCAAGGCGCTGCAAAATATTGCCAGTTTGCGCGATCGAGAAATGCTCGATGCATGGTTGTTCAGGATACTGTCCAATTGCTGGAAGGATCACTTGCGCGCTCAGAAGGAAACTATTGATATCGATGATGCAGGGCTAATCGGTAACAGCTCGCCGGAAGAGCAGCACCACGAGAGTCAGATTGTCCTCCGTATCAGACGTGCCATTGCTGAACTACCTGAAAAACAACGCCAGGTAGTCACACTGGTTGACCTGGCAGAATTGACCTATAACGAAGTCAGTGAGGCATTGGAAATTCCAATTGGAACGGTAATGAGTCGCTTATGCAGAGCAAGGCAAACACTGCGCTCCAGTCTTGTTGAACTCAATCAATCCCATGGAAATACTGGGCTCAGGCTCAGGAGGGTAAAATGA
- the rph gene encoding ribonuclease PH encodes MRPSSRKPDQMREIKFTRNFTKHAEGSVLIEFGDTRVLCTATVEEKVPRFLKGKGKGWVTAEYGMLPRSTNIRMGREAARGKQGGRTMEIQRLIGRSLRAAVDLEALGERCITLDCDVIQADGGTRTASITGACVALSDAINSLLQAGTLKENPVRNLVASVSVGIYQGVPVLDLDYAEDSNAETDMNVVMDDKGHFIELQGTAEGKTFSMEEMLAMTELARNGIADIIRAQKLVLGTDA; translated from the coding sequence ATGCGACCTAGTAGCCGTAAACCCGATCAAATGCGGGAAATCAAATTTACCCGAAATTTTACCAAACATGCGGAAGGCTCGGTGCTGATTGAATTTGGTGATACACGAGTACTTTGTACAGCCACAGTGGAAGAAAAGGTGCCTCGCTTTCTGAAAGGCAAGGGCAAGGGCTGGGTGACTGCTGAATACGGCATGCTTCCGCGTTCTACCAATATACGCATGGGACGTGAGGCAGCGCGTGGCAAGCAGGGTGGGCGGACGATGGAAATCCAGCGTTTGATTGGTCGTTCTTTACGCGCAGCGGTTGATCTTGAAGCACTGGGTGAACGATGTATTACGCTGGATTGCGATGTCATACAGGCCGATGGCGGTACACGCACGGCTTCTATTACCGGCGCCTGTGTTGCCCTGTCAGATGCGATCAACAGTCTTTTGCAAGCCGGGACATTAAAAGAAAATCCAGTTCGAAATTTGGTCGCTTCGGTTTCAGTCGGAATTTATCAGGGGGTGCCGGTGCTGGATCTTGATTATGCTGAAGACAGCAATGCCGAAACGGACATGAATGTTGTGATGGATGATAAAGGACACTTTATTGAGCTGCAGGGGACAGCTGAGGGTAAAACCTTTTCTATGGAAGAAATGCTGGCTATGACCGAGCTAGCAAGGAATGGTATCGCTGATATCATCAGGGCACAGAAATTGGTGCTTGGGACTGATGCCTGA
- the stp_1 gene encoding serine/threonine phosphatase stp — MKYRYAISTEKGTREYNQDRAACLEGSDSVLLILGDGLGGHAGGDIAADILVDTASQAFLKVRTPVIEEPSLFLALILQHTHRAINRYAKKSTKKIDPRTTAVLSLIQDGYAYWAHAGDSRLYLFRNGSQLTRTLDHTGSDQAKVGGRGIPAKTGLYNCIGGPLRPKISLGPEIALQHGDRILICSDGVWQGMAIDEVSEYLYEENDLEDSMDNMLEKIEQRNPEMCDNVTVVALAWDDKSRPGKSMQHEQIRDLTDNELWRAARDAEKGIRSNARAGIHAKKQGSRSKAYSNAGTAESLDSVINEVEQFVEQWEKGK, encoded by the coding sequence ATGAAATACAGATATGCCATTTCAACGGAAAAAGGGACACGGGAATATAACCAGGACAGAGCAGCCTGTCTGGAAGGCAGCGACTCGGTACTTCTGATACTTGGTGATGGGTTGGGTGGCCATGCCGGTGGTGATATTGCAGCAGATATCCTTGTCGATACCGCTTCGCAGGCATTTCTCAAGGTCAGGACACCGGTTATTGAGGAGCCATCTCTATTTCTTGCGCTGATATTGCAGCATACGCACCGGGCAATAAATCGATACGCGAAAAAGTCTACAAAAAAAATAGACCCCAGAACTACAGCCGTACTGAGTCTTATTCAGGATGGTTATGCCTACTGGGCACATGCTGGAGACAGTCGGCTGTATCTGTTTCGCAATGGCTCACAATTGACACGTACCCTCGACCATACAGGGTCGGATCAGGCAAAAGTTGGTGGGCGTGGCATACCAGCCAAAACAGGTCTGTATAACTGTATCGGAGGACCCTTGCGGCCTAAAATTTCACTGGGTCCGGAGATTGCGTTGCAACATGGAGATCGTATACTGATTTGCTCTGATGGTGTGTGGCAGGGAATGGCGATTGATGAAGTCAGCGAGTATCTGTATGAAGAAAATGACCTGGAAGATTCGATGGATAATATGCTTGAGAAAATAGAACAAAGAAATCCTGAAATGTGTGACAATGTGACCGTCGTGGCGCTTGCCTGGGATGATAAAAGCAGGCCGGGCAAAAGTATGCAGCATGAGCAAATCCGTGACCTGACAGACAATGAACTCTGGCGCGCAGCACGCGATGCCGAGAAGGGCATCAGAAGTAACGCTAGAGCAGGTATTCATGCGAAGAAACAAGGCAGCCGATCAAAAGCGTACAGTAATGCTGGCACTGCTGAAAGCCTGGACTCTGTGATCAATGAAGTCGAGCAATTCGTGGAGCAGTGGGAAAAAGGGAAGTAA
- a CDS encoding DsrE/DsrF-like family protein: protein MTNINDISNEHLNAYLDNELDSDERGEVMAALETDTALAKRLCELRNVKELTQFAYSIPPTSRQEKSRWKFGKQYSAMAVAATLLLTVGTAVGWLAHDRMDVSLVQGSEHKLLSDRGIASLPLEAEEKRVILHVDSAEPARLTAALDSAEDLLLAAATGGYPFELEIITNGGGLNLIRVDKTVYADRITKLSKKYDNFSILACSRAIKRLEDKGIKVKLIPEAEIAPSALEQIITRLKQGWIYIKV, encoded by the coding sequence ATGACAAATATAAACGATATATCGAATGAGCATTTGAATGCCTATCTGGATAATGAACTGGACAGTGATGAGCGCGGTGAAGTTATGGCTGCACTGGAGACTGATACAGCTCTGGCAAAACGACTGTGTGAATTACGCAATGTAAAGGAACTGACACAGTTTGCTTACAGTATCCCACCAACCAGCAGGCAGGAAAAATCGCGCTGGAAATTCGGCAAACAGTACTCGGCTATGGCTGTAGCGGCTACATTGTTACTGACAGTAGGCACCGCTGTTGGCTGGTTAGCTCATGACAGGATGGATGTAAGCCTTGTTCAAGGTAGCGAGCATAAGCTTCTCTCTGACAGGGGTATAGCCAGCCTGCCTCTAGAGGCAGAAGAGAAGAGGGTTATTCTGCATGTAGATTCTGCAGAACCAGCCAGATTGACCGCTGCACTGGATTCGGCCGAAGACCTGCTACTTGCTGCGGCTACTGGTGGGTACCCATTTGAACTGGAAATTATCACCAATGGAGGGGGGCTGAATTTGATCAGGGTAGATAAGACCGTATATGCGGATCGGATCACAAAACTTTCTAAAAAATATGATAATTTCTCAATTCTTGCCTGTAGTCGTGCTATCAAACGTCTGGAAGACAAGGGTATTAAGGTGAAACTGATCCCGGAAGCAGAAATAGCACCTTCTGCGCTGGAGCAGATCATAACTCGCCTGAAACAGGGGTGGATCTATATTAAGGTATAG
- the yabJ gene encoding enamine/imine deaminase — MSEKKSRQVISTNNAPQAIGTYSQAIRTGKTVYLSGQIPLVPETMVIISDDISEQIRQVFRNLSAVASAADGSLDDIVKLNVFLTDLSHFPIVNEIMAEFFNEPYPARAAIGVAALPKDASVEIDAVLQLGFDQ; from the coding sequence ATGTCAGAAAAAAAATCACGTCAGGTCATATCTACCAACAATGCCCCGCAGGCTATCGGCACCTATTCACAGGCAATTCGGACGGGCAAAACGGTATACCTTTCCGGACAGATTCCACTGGTTCCTGAGACCATGGTAATTATCAGTGATGATATTTCTGAACAGATTCGCCAGGTATTCAGAAATCTTTCAGCAGTCGCATCTGCTGCTGATGGAAGTCTTGATGATATTGTTAAGCTTAATGTTTTCCTCACTGACCTCAGTCATTTCCCAATCGTCAATGAAATAATGGCAGAGTTTTTCAATGAACCCTATCCGGCGCGGGCTGCGATTGGGGTGGCTGCTCTACCCAAAGATGCATCTGTTGAGATAGATGCGGTTTTGCAGCTTGGTTTTGATCAATAA